actgaggtttacattagtatcaggaaggaaataaaagggccgatacatcgaaaccgaacaccatcctgaaatgaacggtaaacctaatataaattgctcggtcgtaatatgggagacaattcgtcataaatataaccattcgaaacaatgtatttgacgattctcttacccaagtgttaagaacgtgaatttataaataagctagagttactagtccgagagctaaatcacctgaaaggacaagagaatacgatatataaaacattgaccacaaaaatctattactaatcttcataaggttaaaaatgacagacaggaaaaacttgaaataggcaacacaaggcaatgagagttcgcaatgataaccttaaaaataagccctatatattcttggtactcaccattgtcgaaccatgcacaaaggcgttgcagatggatttggcagattttcacaagagggtgacgtagaccagggatcccaataatagcctttagcctaagaaaggcatgtcggacaaataaaaaatgtggaaatctttccaggtgagtgaggtctctgtgtctctgtctctgacactgtcggacggccgggctgcctgcctcctcgtcggcgttttcgctcgagtaaagcatatggaaggaggaggagttagcaaactatccatctttaaagactggacggcaggaaagacagtttgatggtaccaagagtaggcaattgaaaataccaaattcttaataattactagtctttcctgtcgccatgtgaaaatatgaaatgtcttgtacagtccaggggcgaagatgggattttttcagtaatgaaaaaattccatcctgaaacatatataacaggacaattgtaagaaaaatacatttaagaaatgtaaaaataattaaattaaatacaaaaaaatacaaacactGAATAATgattaaagcatctgtcttgtcctttcttggcttaatatagcagcctttcttttgggccttaaggacgaagtaacagaattactaacatcaggagtagctgaattggtacttcctatgttttctagtattggaataatattatttacatgcaaccttgatgtctggcctgttttttcccttcttaataacagcatgggtaacttcacccaaatcattcttaaaaacttctagaattatgcctaaaggataattattccttttggtatgttcctccttaattaatacaacatcgccaacatttagtaatttatgagtaacgggACGATACCGCCCCTTCCTAtcaactgcttgctgaatcagagtacctagaaattcattatgataggtctctattaaagtctgcctaattttacacaactttacgtaattctgagaaatagctttattatcagggtcaaattctggatcttcaactgaaagaggttgaagattagggataaggtttagagaagtcaattcatagcctcgcacgagctgttccggcgttattggttcgggcacattgtcagtctcagcacgaacagcttctttgaaggctataggtcgtcgattaatgagatgcacaatattacagacaagaaattcaaagtctacatacgtcaatataaaattcttaattgctccaaacattaatcttttgaccatttttacacagacttctactaatgatcccaattcactgcagcctttgaaatattgctgaaaggagaggggttttacattattttcctcaaaatataattgcgtctgagggtcactaatgaaggaagttatggtattacctcctgccaccaactgagtcccaagatcactaatacaaagttgaggaatcccgtactcaaagcagtgtagctgaaatgctcttaaaaattctgcaacattcaaactcctgcaaattttgaggttaactgccctagaccaagtacaggtgatacatagtaaccaaaccttacgggtctcttttccatccttcgtattgaagggtcctagataatccataaatatgttagaaaaaggaaccgtaggaggatctgctctgaagtctctgtaaaagttctgatttaaccttatgtaacgattattaaacctacgacaatgaacacactgtttaagagcctttttcacaactgagaaatgtttagggatgtaataatgctttctgagctctgttaatacagaataacatcctgaatgtaataatttgaggtgtgcatcccaaatgattagtttggtcaaatgactgtctgggtgcaataataaagggtaatttccacttaagccataattccattttttgaatttactcttaactctcagaagaccctgtgaatctaaaaatacattaagttgcgttataataggaggaatgtcttttctggaattaagaccatgctgtaggtaagaatatacctcaggataatgctttctttgttcattgtttaacaagtaatttatagcctgggaaaagtaattagcgactggtgagcaagcaattttcgctttcagcttccacttgtgcaccactaagaaaatattgcgaaaaatcaatacaagtttcctgaaattggaataattattaatatcaataagattgttagcaacttcaataacctgagctgtggaaggagttgcttgaacttcagtgggcatctcaaatgctggtatggtagttgacaattctggaacttcatttatacttaaatgtggtcctgaaaaaaagcaagaattctgcaactggttgttaagttcaatactttcatcattgtagaaattctgatcgtaacttaagtaataattacattcagactctagaagttgatcagtggcctgttgcagtggtttctccataagcatgcctctttcatttattacagaaaatgaacagtttacctcaaagttagtattaatgtcatcatcggcaaaaatatcagctttagagttcagcaaaaaggaactactctggatatgaatagcagaactacactcaaatgggttactaacagccgatgtttgcactctcgtatcagctaaattatcaatattcttaatcattaaatcaatgctaccagacagcaaaatacctgcatgacactcggtatacatcgatgaatttattcctccaaaaactgtatctgtacctgcaatacaataagcgaagtctgtacctaaaatgagctgaacattatcaatttcatgagaaaatttattaaggaattgatcagctaatttaacaccttgtgcctgaaatttatcaactaatctaccaagcagaggtaatttcaatgctacattaatgtttggtacaaccaagcaataaattataaaggatttatctccgatcgtaacaggaacttcaacaatttcagtaaaatactctttgttaccattaaacccattaactgttagctttactttagagttaatgattttaagattattctcctccgccaatttcttagtgacaaacgtgctctgcgaaccactgtccttcagtcctctgtaaacagtccccccaactttaaatgaaaaaGTGGGTAAAATTGAATCACCATGACAAGTGGGAAGGacggcaacaccgctgcttatttgaggagaagtttccaccttggatttgcagttattaatattattagagttATTGCCTGGTGACAGACTCCTATCACACAGGTAAAtcatatgccagctgttacaatttgaacagcgtctcTTGAATTTAAAACGGCACTTACCGGAGacatgattaaactggccgcattttacacatccatttttagattttaaaatatgcactttatctgtaggagaaagaaaattagggcacttatgaataaagtgaaatttatcacTATTTCCAACCGTAGAACACAAGGAACACTGAggcgaagacctgtctttatcatatgttactgcttCCGCAGCCGTGCTGGTAGTACTCTCTTTAGGAAGAGGgagtgttaatg
The nucleotide sequence above comes from Palaemon carinicauda isolate YSFRI2023 unplaced genomic scaffold, ASM3689809v2 scaffold3637, whole genome shotgun sequence. Encoded proteins:
- the LOC137636712 gene encoding uncharacterized protein; amino-acid sequence: MIYLCDRSLSPGNNSNNINNCKSKVETSPQISSGVAVLPTCHGDSILPTFSFKVGGTVYRGLKDSGSQSTFVTKKLAEENNLKIINSKVKLTVNGFNGNKEYFTEIVEVPVTIGDKSFIIYCLVVPNINVALKLPLLGRLVDKFQAQGVKLADQFLNKFSHEIDNVQLILGTDFAYCIAGTDTVFGGINSSMYTECHAGILLSGSIDLMIKNIDNLADTRVQTSAVSNPFECSSAIHIQSSSFLLNSKADIFADDDINTNFEVNCSFSVINERGMLMEKPLQQATDQLLESECNYYLSYDQNFYNDESIELNNQLQNSCFFSGPHLSINEVPELSTTIPAFEMPTEVQATPSTAQVIEVANNLIDINNYSNFRKLVLIFRNIFLVVHKWKLKAKIACSPVANYFSQAINYLLNNEQRKHYPEVYSYLQHGLNSRKDIPPIITQLNVFLDSQGLLRVKSKFKKWNYGLSGNYPLLLHPDSHLTKLIIWDAHLKLLHSGCYSVLTELRKHYYIPKHFSVVKKALKQCVHCRRFNNRYIRLNQNFYRDFRADPPTVPFSNIFMDYLGPFNTKDGKETRKVWLLCITCTWSRAVNLKICRSLNVAEFLRAFQLHCFEYGIPQLCISDLGTQLVAGGNTITSFISDPQTQLYFEENNVKPLSFQQYFKGCSELGSLVEVCVKMVKRLMFGAIKNFILTYVDFEFLVCNIVHLINRRPIAFKEAVRAETDNVPEPITPEQLVRGYELTSLNLIPNLQPLSVEDPEFDPDNKAISQNYVKLCKIRQTLIETYHNEFLGTLIQQAVDRKGRYRPVTHKLLNVGDVVLIKEEHTKRNNYPLGIILEVFKNDLGEVTHAVIKKGKNRPDIKVACK